A stretch of DNA from Bactrocera neohumeralis isolate Rockhampton chromosome 6, APGP_CSIRO_Bneo_wtdbg2-racon-allhic-juicebox.fasta_v2, whole genome shotgun sequence:
TGACACCGTTTGTGGAACAGCGGGGTATGTTCCCGCTGGACCTGCACCTACTGGCTGAGCACCTGCTCCTGGCCGATATCCTGTTCCTGGTTGTAAGCCTGCTCCTGGTTGTTGTTCAGCACCTGGTTGATAACCTGCTCCTGGCAGATATCCTGTTCCTGGTTGTAATCCTGCTCCGGGTTGTTGTTCAGCTACTGGTTGATAACCTGCTCCTGGTTGATAACCTGCTACTGGCTGGTATCCTGTTCCTGGTCGTAATCCTGCTCCGGGTTGTTGTTCAGCCCCTGCTTGATAACCTGCTCCTGGCTGATATCCTACTCCTGGTTGTAAGCCTACTCCGGGTTGTTGTTCAGCTCCTGGTTGATAACCTGCTCCTGGTTGATATCCTGCTCCTGGTTGATAACCTGCTCCTGGCTGATATCCTATTCCTGGTTGTAAGCCTGCTCCGGGTTGTTGTTCAGCTCCTGGTTGATAACCTGCTCCTGGTTGATATCCTGCTCCAGGTTGATAACCTGCTCCTGGCTGATATCCTGGTCCTGGTTGTAAGCCTGCTCCTGGTTGTTGTTCAGTTCCTGGTTGATAACCTGCTCCTGGTTGATATCCTGCTCCAGGTTGATAACCTGCTCCTGGCTGATATCCTGTTCCTGGTCGTAATCCTGCTCCGGGTTGTTGTTCAGCCCCTGATTGATAACCTGCTCCTTGCTGATATCCTGTTCCTGGTTGTAAGCCTGCTCCGGGTTGTTGTTCAGCTCCTGGTTGATAACCTGCTCCTGGTTGATATCCTGTTCCTGGTTGGTAACCTGCTCCTGGCTGATATCCTGTTCCTGGTTGTAAGCCTGCACCTGGTTGTTGTCCAGATCCTGGTTGATATCCTGCTGTTGGGTGATATCCTATACCTGTGCCTACTCCGGGTTGTAGTCCAGCACCTGGTTGTGCATCTGCTCCTGGTTGAGGACTCACTTGTGGTTGGTAACCTACACCCGGTTGCAAACCTGCACCAGGTTGCAAACCTGCACCAGGTAGCAAGCTCGCTCCTGGTTGATATCCTGCACCTGGTTGTAATTGAGCACCTTGTTGATACCCTACCCCTGGTTGATAACCAGCACCAGGATGAGCTCCCGGACCGCCAATGACATCTGGGGCATAAATTCCACTAGGCCCAGATGGAATACCAGATACTCCACTTCCAGGTTGCCAATAAGATCCAGTTGGATGAGTGCTTACAACTGGTCCAGTTGGCTGACCTCGTGTAACACCACCTGTCGGGATACCAGCTTGACCAGATCCAGGAGCTTGACCGATTGGACTGGGGCCGTAGATTTGAGATCCCGAGGGAATACCAACTCCTGGAGCTTGCACACCAATTGGTTGAGGTCTGCCACCAGTTTGAATACCTGTGGTTCCTGGCGCATAACCACTTTGTGGCCTTGACCCCGTAATAGGTCCCAAACCGGGGGAATAAGCTTGACCCGAACTTAAATCTACACCTTGTTGAATACCACCACCAGGCCTTGAGCTAACCGTCGTACCTATACCAGGTCCATAAATACCACTGGGTGGTGCACCACCACCAATCCCACCTCCCGGTGGCGCAGGTTGACGGCCTGGTTGCGGTACATATAATCCACCAACCTGACCGGGTTGTAAACCGCCACCAACACTTGTGTAAGTTGGCTGTCCGGTTATTTGTGGACCACCTTGTACAAGTGCTCCAGGCCTTTGATCAGCAGCTGATCCGACCACTCCTGTCCCTGGTTGACCAGTAGGAAGGCCAGCACTGGGAGCATACGCACCTCCATGTACAACTTGGCCACCAATTTGCTGACCAGGTCTTGTAGCTCCTTCTACTCTAGGACCACCAATTTGTCCAGTACCATATCCACTACCTGGCCCCAAAGCGCCACCAGGCTGCACGCTCTCTGGTTGTCCATAAATTGCTCCAGGTCTCACAATAGCTCCTGCTTGAGGTCCTCCACCAGCTCCTGTGCCACCAGTTCCAGTTGGTTGACCGATTCCAGGTCCATAAGATGTCCCGGGTCTAGCTCCCGGCCTTATAATCGCACCTGGTTGAACACCAGCATCTGAGCCAGGAGTTGAGGGTCCAGGTCCAATGGGTTGACCACCAACACCAGGTTGTCGTCCGATACCAGCTATTCCACCAGGTCCAACGGGTTGACCACCAGTGCCAACACCATAACCGGCACCAGGTTGTCGCCCAATACCGCCAACACCTCCAGGTCCAATGGGCTGACCAGCAGTACCAACACCATAACCGGCACCAGGTTGTCGCCCAATACCGCCAACACCTCCAGGTCCAATGGGCTGACCAGCAGTACCAACGCCATAACCAGCGCCAGGCTGTCGCCCAATACCGCCCACGCCTCCAGGTCCAACAGGCTGTCCAACAGTACCAACACCATAACCGGCACCGGGCTGTTGTCCAGCAGTAGGGCCTCTTGCACCTAGACCTCCAGGGCCACTAGGCTGTACACCGCCAGGAGCCAAAACACCCCCTTGCCTCAATGTGCCAGCAGCTCCAGGACCCCCAATTGTAGTAGTACCTGCAGTGCCAGGAATGATTCTCAAGGCATCTGGCCTACCACTACCGCCAACATAAGTGAGGGGATCGGGAGAACCCGCGGGATATTCTAAATTAAATATGTGGGTATATTAACTAAGGTATCATGTACCAGTATTGTTAAACATAACTTACCATAAGTGGGACTTGATGCACAATCACTGCAATCTCCCATTGAGAATTGACTCTGTGCTTGTCCCATACCATGGCTTCCAGCTAAATTTGTAgatttaatcatttatttatgtaactatatataatttttctggaGTTCATACAAACTGTTGTTCTAGATCCGTGTTCATTAGCCTCTGCTTCAGCTTTGCCATCCTGTTCTGGTTTTCCAAAATTGAGATACTGAGATTGCGTCTGACCACGCATACTTAAAGGAGAACATAAAATGATTTacgttattttaatttatatctcGACGATGAAACTTACTATCCTCGTCCGCTTCGCTTTGATCTATCCAAATCAAGTTGATCATTATCAACCTCGTAATTCGATTCCGGCACGCTTTCATCTAATGACGCCTGAAACATAAggttaaaatgtattttaagaaCTATGCGAACACcgtcatgtatgtatatctagtaAATGTAATGCATAACTtcacttttaaaatataattaaggaCTCAATAAAGCTATGCAAGACATGGGTGGTCCCGATAgagttacttttttcaatatccttGTTTTGACaagtgagtcgtgtcaagcgtTCATGTTcattttgttcagtattgtatGACATTTCATCAAGAAAAGACTTACggctgaacaacgtttacaaatcgtttaactttattacgaaaatgcacgttctgtaaagaatgttttttgcgccttcgctcaacttataatcaacataatcggcctactgagcgtactattcgccatcttgagacccagaattcattattggataatattcggccGAACGGACGTGGTATAGTCCAgcaagcagtgaagaaaatatagcaaccgtagctgagagtgtacacgaagccCATGGTGAGTCGATTCGGCGTACATGACTGTCGGATGGAACGACTCCGCGCATttcacgtcgagatcttaaattgaaagcgtacaaaatacagcttgtgcaataattgaagccactcgaccttcTCAATCGACATCGCTACGCTTTATGGgctttattgagagaacactttggtgagcagataacttaacgttttgggccggtcgattggtcaccaagatcgtgtgatatcgcaccgttatgtatgtatatgtaaagcctaaagtctatgcagcCAATCCGCTTCTATTCAGAACTCTATagataatctgcaaaaaataaatgtcaaagaattttctttcgaatgataataatcaTTCCCCATTAAACTTGAAGCTTCTGTGTTTTTCATTAAAACAGTAGGAACCTCGAGATAGATCATCCTTTATTAAATTCGTGTATTACTACTTTGAAGTACGTTTTGAAAATAGGAAACATTTAAAGATCCTCATTTTTGTGTTGACCAAAATAACTAGCTCTCTTTTATGTTAGGGGAAATCCTTTTCACTTGTACGTGGATTTGTTTCTAATACCTGGATTCATTACCACATTAAAGCAGCTTAATGGGAAATTGAGAGACTCCAATTCCaattcaaaacaagtaaggaagggctaagttcgggtgtcaccgaacattttatactctcgcatgataaagtgataatcgagatttcattatacgtcatttacatatttttcaaataccgtattttttaaagttttattccgctatcatcattggttcctaatgtatatactcgtattatacagaaaaggcatcagatggaattcaaaatagcgttatattggaagaaggcgtggttatgaaccgatttcacccatatttcgcacatgtcatcagggtgttaagaaaatattatataccgaatttcattgaaatcggtctagtagttcctgagatatggtttttggtccataagtgggcgagaccacgcccattttcaatttttaaaaaaagcctgggtgcagcttccttctgcaatttcttccgtaaaatttagtgtttctgacgttttttgttagtcggttaacgcacttttagtgattttcaacataaccttttatgggaggtgggcgtggttattatccgatttcttccatttttgaactgtatatgggaatgcctaaagaaaacgactctgtagagtttggttgacatagctatagtagtttccgagatatgtacaaaaaacttagtagggggtggggccacacccacttttccaaaaaaaattgcgtccaaatatgcccctccctaatgcgattctttgtgccaaatttcactttaatatctttatttatggcttagttatgacactttatagcttttcggtttccgccattttgtgggcgtggcagttggccgattttgcccatcgtcgaacttaaccttcttatggagccaaggaatacgtataccaagtttcatcatgtctcaatttttactcaagttacagcttgcacggacggacggacagacggacggacggacagacagacatccggatttcgactctactcgtcgccctgatcactttggtatacataaccctatatctgactcttttagttttaggacttacaaacaaccgttatgtgaacaaaactataacactctccttagcaacattgttgcgagagtataaaaaatgaatatttcgCAACAAAAACTTtactgaattaattaaattaaataattatgttttgttaacataattacaaacaattatttttctgtttttttgtcaAGAAGACATCAAATGTAGTTTGCGTTTGtcttttgtgttatttttaaagttgttgATATGTGGCTGAAGCATCTATATCAAACTGTCTTTTTTAAACTCCTGTCCTAACTTTCAATAAATTGGTCCAAATTTCAAAGttcgaagtttttaacacccagaaggaagcgttggaggccctataaagtataaatataaatgatcagtatgttgagcttagtcgatttagccatgttcgtctgtctgtatatatacgaactagtccctctgtttttaagatatcgttttgaaattttgcaaacgtcattttctcttcaagaagctgctcatttgtcggaactgccgatatcggaccactataacatatagctgccatacaaactgaacgatcggaatcaagttcttgtatagaaaacttttacatttgacaatgtatcttcacaaaagttggcacaggttattttctaagtcaacaatgtaatctcgaagaaaattgttcagatcggctaactatagcatatagctgccatacaaactgaatgatcgaaatcaaatgcttgcatgggaaacctcctcatttgacgatatatcttcacgaaatttggtatgagttattgttcataggaataatattatatcgaaagaaattgttcagatcggcttgctatagcatatagctgtcatacaaaccgaacgatcggaatcaagggcttgtatggaaaactttcgcattttatgtggtatcttcacgaaatttgtcatgaaTTACTGCTtcaggtaataatataatctccgcaaaaattgttcaaattgcttccatgcaaactgaacacatagttactcaacgaaatgcacctgtgaagggtatattagcttcggtgcagccgaagttaaagttttttcttgtttgaattAATGTGTGTATGGAATCGCAATTTAGGGGTATCCACGATTTGAAATAAAAGAGCACAAATCAGTAATCAAAGTCCGGCTATACCTATAACTAAATCTAGTGTGTGCCGAGGTCACAATATCTGGAAATTTGAAATGGTGAATTTAAATATAGAACAACTAGGTGTGGTAATATCAGTAATTTAgtaataaaacagaaatttataaaaagcaacTATGACagcaatattttagaaattgaaaGAATATAAAAACTTATATAAGCAAACTTTTAGTGGGATCTCCTGTTTTTTCAGACATTGAGTACTTTTTTCAGATTTCAACTTTATGATTGTGACACTCGCAAATAACGTCAATAAAACTAGTTTAAAATTCGATGTGAAGGggctttttacaaaaattgtgaGGTTAGTAGTATTGACTTGACAGTTAAGTCAAAATAATGATGTATGAATGAGCGTTGACCGCCGCACATAGGTTTCTTAGTGCATACTGCGGCTAAAAATATAAGGAGTTGTCGCAGGACAATGACATTTGGTACATCATTGTTTTGGAttccaatcaagaaaaaaatgaaaaaaatcaaaatcacgcccccttttttacgcccacctcccatataaggtgaaacttaatttttgacctacagcactgatttttggtacatagcatttttatgacattatatatgttggtgttaaatgaccacctcccatacaaactaaattctcttttatcgaatcttcgtgacattctaattttttaaattttatttagtagtAGAAAAATGTTTAGTACGGACGAAGACATTAATAAGTGATGCAACACATCTTGTTAGTGGATAAGTCCAATTCTTCTGGAATGATACAATACAtccttgttatatatatattgcatacttttgggcggtaACATGCCATTTTAGAGTaactcattgtttttttcaaggggggcaatttggggcagctcaattttttttatcgtttagcTGGCTTTAATTCGGTATATGTATGTCGACAGCGGTAGACAGCGCTAAAAAGATACCACTTTGaagaacattgaaattttgaagtccaaattatgttgttccacaatattttttatgcattatttttttcaatggattttaatgcaaatttttttctttgatacatattataaatgaaaaataattttagttgaattttgttttattgtatcaatgatttgacttttgagtaaattttttgctaattttgattTCTCCACTCACCAAGAGCAGTTCTGGACAAAAAACTAATGCAAAGAATAATACTTTGGTAAAATAAAGATAGTTGGTAAcaaactgtgaaattttcattcaaatcaaacggccatttttgaatttcagccacGGAAATCCCAATGTGCGCCGTTCGAATTTTTAGGACCATCTGCATCGATAGTGAAAGTATCGCAAACAACTGAAATCGGACAGAAACTCGCAATTTAAGTGCAAACAATATACTTGGAGATTCTACAAATACTTCACTTatgcttttaaaatttagtatCATATTAAGCATATTTTCCTCATAAgagaaaaatcaataaatagttgtttataaaattttttgggtatttcacgaaattatataaatttttttggggttctATAATTTCACAATACATCATGCACGCCgaagttaaaaatatgtaaagtgttTTCACTCAGTATCCATTTAACTATGTCAACCAAGGTCGGTAGAAACATTTCGTTTAACTTGTTATGCCAcagtgtaaaaataaataaatggttaTGCTCTCAACTACTTTATCTTATTTGGTtcataaaatgtgaaataaatttttatgatagtttgaaattgttaaaaagcAGAAGTTATTGTGGCTTCTATTTTCCTTATAACGAATGCTATTAGCTTCGAAAGTCATTAGCTTATTTTCACCTGAAACCTTTCttcttaaattaattgaaatcggTGCACAATTTTTCTAGATTCCATATACTAAATGTGAGATatctaaatgaaattaaatgacaTGTCTCCATGACCGCTCTGTGATTCAATACTACAGTTATTATGTTATACTTTTACTAAATACAGTTTTTTCTTCCAGTTCGTCCAGTTgatcttatgtatgtatatatatccaGTAAATTTTATGTAGTCTAATAGAATTAAATCGATGTTTTCTAGGGcatgttttaatttattcagaAATCGTTGCAGATTTTCATATAGTCCCCTTTAGCCAATATAAAcaatttcgaacttccggttgctttgtaccgcatatactgtttccaaaaaataaggtgacatttgaatttaaactgcgcgcgtcaaaggatttggagaattatttttttttaggttggcaGTACTGTCAGtaacatttatgtcaaatttcatgtcaaaatattgattagtgtttgagatacgtgtcgtaaaagtgagtttttcgttttttgcgatgtcgaaatttgttgagcaaagaatttgcattaaattttgtttacggaatcaattttctgctgcggatacgttgaggatgatgcagaaagcctttggtgatgaggctatgtctaaaaaaaattgtttacaagtggtatagtgagttccaagccggccgtgaacgtgtcgaagacgaagagcgtccagggcgaccatcaacctcaaccgacgaagctcacgttcaacaaatcaaagatttggtgtggaaaaaccgtcgattaacaattagagaccttgctgatgaagttggcatatcgaaaggctcagccaataccattttgaaggatattttgggcctcaagcgcgtcaaatctcgactggtaccgaaaacattgaattttttggaaaaaaggcgtcgcgttgaagtgtgtgaaacgatgctttccgactaccagggtgtcatgaaacgcattataactggcgatgagacttggatctatgcttacgatcccgaaacaaccgatcaatcgagcgaatatcgtgccaaaagagagccgagaccaaaaaaatcgcgccaaagtcgctcaaaaatcaaggtcatgttgactgttttcttcgattatcgtggtgttgtgcattatgaattccttccaatcggtcaaacagtcaacaaggaatattatttgaacgttatgcgtcgtttgcgtaacgctatccgcctaaaaaggccggaattgtggaaagacaattcttggtttttacaccacgataatgcaccatcccatactgccctcgtaattcgtgatcaaaAAACTCAACTCATATCGTTCcgcacctgatctggcgccgagcgatttctggctattcaccaagctcaaaagaccgctccggggacaccgtttttatacgatagaggagattcaagccacagcgaagacggaactgcaGGCCATCCCGGCAAGTGaatacaaccagtgtttcgaagattggaaaacccgttggcataagtgctttgcatcgggaggggattactttgaaggggattgaattgatttggaagaataaataaggaattttcaaaataaatactatgccaccttattttttggcattgtatcggccaatatgtgcgttatctcaatgaaaattagagAGCGTGTCTTCTCATAATGTtgtatatttgtgcctaaaattaaTACGATTTGGTGAGAACTTAACCTAGCCTTAACTTAACCtaggtatcttaatgaaacccagcCCAGAAACTGGACGATACtacccccaactcccatatgctacataaaacaattttcgttttctAACAAGTTTTTTgccgaataaaaaaataaacaccaAAAAATTTTCTCGAGTATATCTGAGTTatcaaaattaatgcaatcagcTCATCTCTTACTCTGTCCCCAAAATACCCCATAAAATGATTACGGTCTTGCCACCGGTATTTAAACTGTTCGGTTTGGCCAAAGTGTGTTATATTTCAATGAAACTAAATTAAcaagttttctcaaaaattatgtGGTTTAGCGCTGAATTAGAATGAAattggtatgtatgtacctcatatccctaatataaTGATATCCTCTGGTTAATGTTTTCCACATCAACTCAATATACTAAATTTAGACTTTTCGGTCGAGTTGATATGACACATCTCACATTTGAAGacgtttttacataaatttagctaacaatttcattaaataatagaTGATTGATTCTTTCGCAATattttaatactcttgcaacatgttgctgcagaaTATGGAAGTTTTGTTCACCGAACAGTTGTTCGTATCACATataactaatcgagatagatatagagttatatacatataatgatttgtcaaaaaagtcttgcggtatttttattgaattttttttttctttattgaaatttaaatgaatttttgatgaatcatgcccagctcttgaccgatgctacgaatgctactatgccggtctctttcgaccaattcagcgattttatcgcaattttcgacgacaggccttccggagcgtggcgcatcttcgaccacctctacaccagaacgaaaacgttgaaaccatcgttgtgcggtggaaatggaaactgtatcgggtccataaactgcataaattttattggcggcttgagatgcatttttgcctttatcgtagtagtactgtaaaatatgctgtattttctctttattttgctccatgtttgcgacggtataactcacgaacgacttagaAGAAACGACAaccaatcaaacacgtgttagcgcgtgaaatgagctttccaaaaagatatagcatgacccgatgcgacgaataaaactagaactacgcgctttcagcgccaactagcgaaaataccgcaagactattttgacaacctaatatataagtgatcaggatgacgagaaaagttgaaatccgggtgactgtctgtctgtcggcCGTACGTCCGTGCAagcgtaatcgaaccactgccacgcctacaaaacgccattaaccgaaaacctattaaGGCCCATAAGGAAGCACTAAATTGAGATATAATATGGTACAGGGGATCCCAGTAGCgggcaaaaatttttgaaaaagtgggtgtggcaccgccctctaataagtttaatgtacatatctactcAGCTACTACAACGAAATGTGCTTTTCGCAAATATTATACGAGCTCTTTCCGGCAGtgtaaaaatagatgaaatcggaagataacacTGTTCACTCTCCATATAAAGGTTCGGTTAAAAACtgaatcaataaataaaattaataactcctttaaagtatgccaccttatgaccaaaaacttCGCAAATGTAAACTCCAGTatgtagttgacttttgactgaaactatcggtcaatgtatgggattataattgaaattcagagagaaacctttcctgatagtagtcTGCATGTAGGCTAAAAATGTGTTGATTCGGgtaaatacttcccttagcctcTCTAAATATGTGAGTTACCTTAATTAAATTGAGAGAGAGGGTTTTTCTTTTAACGGTACATTTTTGTGCTTAGCGTGAATAAAATTGGGTGAAATCTCGCTCTAGATCATATATAACTAACAAGTCTTATCAACCTGAGAGTACTTCCCTAGCTTTGAccctggcaagttgcaagagtatgatcTGTTCGCTTACACCcgaaattatttcttatttgtttaaaagaaagttttgccaacacctgAAGGTATTATATTTCACCGGATTTGATATTTGCAAGATTGCAAGAGATACATATGTTCGGTTACTCCTGAACTTtg
This window harbors:
- the LOC126761495 gene encoding fibroin heavy chain isoform X27, giving the protein MLPIRWAFVGIALLIAATNGATIASLDESVPESNYEVDNDQLDLDRSKRSGRGYMRGQTQSQYLNFGKPEQDGKAEAEANEHGSRTTVSGSHGMGQAQSQFSMGDCSDCASSPTYEYPAGSPDPLTYVGGSGRPDALRIIPGTAGTTTIGGPGAAGTLRQGGVLAPGGVQPSGPGGLGARGPTAGQQPGAGYGVGTVGQPVGPGGVGGIGRQPGAGYGVGTAGQPIGPGGVGGIGRQPGAGYGVGTAGQPIGPGGVGGIGRQPGAGYGVGTGGQPVGPGGIAGIGRQPGVGGQPIGPGPSTPGSDAGVQPGAIIRPGARPGTSYGPGIGQPTGTGGTGAGGGPQAGAIVRPGAIYGQPESVQPGGALGPGSGYGTGQIGGPRVEGATRPGQQIGGQVVHGGAYAPSAGLPTGQPGTGVVGSAADQRPGALVQGGPQITGQPTYTSVGGGLQPGQVGGLYVPQPGRQPAPPGGGIGGGAPPSGIYGPGIGTTVSSRPGGGIQQGVDLSSGQAYSPGLGPITGSRPQSGYAPGTTGIQTGGRPQPIGVQAPGVGIPSGSQIYGPSPIGQAPGSGQAGIPTGGVTRGQPTGPVVSTHPTGSYWQPGSGVSGIPSGPSGIYAPDVIGGPGAHPGAGYQPGVGYQQGAQLQPGAGYQPGASLLPGAGLQPGAGLQPGVGYQPQVSPQPGADAQPGAGLQPGVGTGIGYHPTAGYQPGSGQQPGAGLQPGTGYQPGAGYQPGTGYQPGAGYQPGAEQQPGAGLQPGTGYQQGAGYQPGAGYQPGAGYQPGAEQQPGAGLQPGIGYQPGAGYQPGAGYQPGAGYQPGAEQQPGVGLQPGVGYQPGAGYQAGAEQQPGAGLRPGTGYQPVAGYQPGAGYQPVAEQQPGAGLQPGTGYLPGAGYQPGAEQQPGAGLQPGTGYRPGAGAQPVGAGPAGTYPAVPQTVSTYGQVGGDGSGAQQGDIYGPGTLPGSGTFGPLGIPGTGATGVGGIGGAGVLPGGVSVGPSALAYPGAAVPGAGALGEYKEEGPGNLITASGAGGADDAFSQAESSISEGQAAASAQGKKNGGTAKTQVSGTYSATGTFSASASTSDSDRSANAQVSGNSDGAMSQSQGQGGAAQSQAQVQVNSKDGGTKASSQSGGVIHQSQSEVQANDKGGLADSQSSGPGQTSSQAQIGFRPNQDGSAPPTTGGGQASAQSGSHSGQSQSQIQGTSKFGVSYHGAAQSASGTKEQVASYREQNRELFHSISQFGNSDAVTDRVDTVYSGPSGTALTADGNALPDLELKSSKSVKEIVNANKVTDEDSTLNEDEEEEPYDEYDDEDEYYNENSKLDSQTGNKPESQSQYRTYTQNSPTQSQQAAVPNSPDKYLLVQNQNGRVQKYPFRSTTEMVPRGFRGTVNVEKKFHTKAVKSQPTDNDLDSAEEPATPTKHRTPDSYVTVTKSITGSMDNTKNPPQENKNFQSTYYTKSSTCGYFTFSCNIVYGANGRSKICRPKAPANGKC
- the LOC126761495 gene encoding fibroin heavy chain isoform X12, giving the protein MLPIRWAFVGIALLIAATNGATIASLDESVPESNYEVDNDQLDLDRSKRSGRGYMRGQTQSQYLNFGKPEQDGKAEAEANEHGSRTTVSGSHGMGQAQSQFSMGDCSDCASSPTYEYPAGSPDPLTYVGGSGRPDALRIIPGTAGTTTIGGPGAAGTLRQGGVLAPGGVQPSGPGGLGARGPTAGQQPGAGYGVGTVGQPVGPGGVGGIGRQPGAGYGVGTAGQPIGPGGVGGIGRQPGAGYGVGTGGQPVGPGGIAGIGRQPGVGGQPIGPGPSTPGSDAGVQPGAIIRPGARPGTSYGPGIGQPTGTGGTGAGGGPQAGAIVRPGAIYGQPESVQPGGALGPGSGYGTGQIGGPRVEGATRPGQQIGGQVVHGGAYAPSAGLPTGQPGTGVVGSAADQRPGALVQGGPQITGQPTYTSVGGGLQPGQVGGLYVPQPGRQPAPPGGGIGGGAPPSGIYGPGIGTTVSSRPGGGIQQGVDLSSGQAYSPGLGPITGSRPQSGYAPGTTGIQTGGRPQPIGVQAPGVGIPSGSQIYGPSPIGQAPGSGQAGIPTGGVTRGQPTGPVVSTHPTGSYWQPGSGVSGIPSGPSGIYAPDVIGGPGAHPGAGYQPGVGYQQGAQLQPGAGYQPGASLLPGAGLQPGAGLQPGVGYQPQVSPQPGADAQPGAGLQPGVGTGIGYHPTAGYQPGSGQQPGAGLQPGTGYQPGAGYQPGTGYQPGAGYQPGAEQQPGAGLQPGTGYQQGAGYQSGAEQQPGAGLRPGTGYQPGAGYQPGAGYQPGAGYQPGTEQQPGAGLQPGPGYQPGAGYQPGAGYQPGAGYQPGAEQQPGAGLQPGIGYQPGAGYQPGAGYQPGAGYQPGAEQQPGVGLQPGVGYQPGAGYQAGAEQQPGAGLRPGTGYQPVAGYQPGAGYQPVAEQQPGAGLQPGTGYLPGAGYQPGAEQQPGAGLQPGTGYRPGAGAQPVGAGPAGTYPAVPQTVSTYGQVGGDGSGAQQGDIYGPGTLPGSGTFGPLGIPGTGATGVGGIGGAGVLPGGVSVGPSALAYPGAAVPGAGALGEYKEEGPGNLITASGAGGADDAFSQAESSISEGQAAASAQGKKNGGTAKTQVSGTYSATGTFSASASTSDSDRSANAQVSGNSDGAMSQSQGQGGAAQSQAQVQVNSKDGGTKASSQSGGVIHQSQSEVQANDKGGLADSQSSGPGQTSSQAQIGFRPNQDGSAPPTTGGGQASAQSGSHSGQSQSQIQGTSKFGVSYHGAAQSASGTKEQVASYREQNRELFHSISQFGNSDAVTDRVDTVYSGPSGTALTADGNALPDLELKSSKSVKEIVNANKVTDEDSTLNEDEEEEPYDEYDDEDEYYNENSKLDSQTGNKPESQSQYRTYTQNSPTQSQQAAVPNSPDKYLLVQNQNGRVQKYPFRSTTEMVPRGFRGTVNVEKKFHTKAVKSQPTDNDLDSAEEPATPTKHRTPDSYVTVTKSITGSMDNTKNPPQENKNFQSTYYTKSSTCGYFTFSCNIVYGANGRSKICRPKAPANGKC